Within the Fervidobacterium gondwanense DSM 13020 genome, the region CCTTGGATAGAAGACTTTGCAGCTTACGACTTTTGGCTTAAACCTTTAGGCTTATTATATGTTGGAAGTTTTCTCAAGAAGCTTGGAATAGAAGTTGACTTAATAGATTTGATGAATAGATATGATCCTTTACTCCAAAGTGAAGTGACCGTGCCAAGAGATAAGTTCTATGGAACTGGTAAGTTTCCACACACGGTCATACCAAAACCAAAAATTCTTAGCTTCATGCCAAGAAGATACAAAAGATACGGAATGCCTGAAGAATTATTCAGAAAAATCTTGAGAGAGCATAGAGGAGAAGTAGGCTCAGCTTTTGTAACTTCTACACTGACTTACTGGTATCCCGGTTATTTCGATACGATAAGGGTAATAAAAGAAGAACTCGACGTGCCAGTATTCTTCGGCGGTTTTTTTGTCAGAAATCAACCTCGTATAGCATTGAACTCAGGAGCCTACATTTTCACAAAAACTGATTTGAGGTTTTTGCCAAGATTTTTAAACGATGTTTTGGACTGGAACATCCCTGAAACGAATATTGACTGGTTTACTGAACTCTCACCAGCTTATGAACTTTATCAACGAATCGGTTATGTAGTGCTTTTGACGACGATTGGTTGCCCTTACAGATGTACTTATTGTATAGCACACAGAAATTGGGAAAAGATGAAATTCAAAAGTCCAGAGAAGGTTATAGAAGAGATTGAAACCTTTTCGCAAATGCATGGCGTAAAAGATATAGTTTTCTTTGATGATGCGATTCTAATAAGTAAAGAAAGACATTTTAAACCAATTCTCAGGTTGATTTTAGAAAAAGGATTGAATAAGCGTCTAAGATTCCATCTTCCAAACGGCATACATGCAAGATTGCTTGATGACGAAACTGCGCATTTGCTTTACGAAGCGAATTTTAAAACTATAAAGCTTGGGTATGAAACATCTGGAAAACTTCAGATAACCACTGGCGGAAAAGTGCGTGATGAAGATCTCGTGAGAGCTTCAGAAATTCTTCACAAAGCCGGATTTACGCACAATGAAGTGAGCGCGTATATAATGATCAATCTGCCGGGACAGTCGCCAGAAGATGTTACAAATGCAATAGATGTTTGTGCCTCGGTCGATATTGATTTCTCCGTAAATGAGTTTACGCCAATTGTTGGGACAGATATTTGGCTTGATTTGGTGAACTCTGGAAGGTTAACAGGTTTGGAAGATCCCTTGTTACTTAACAATACTGTCTTGCCTTATTGGTGGAATAATATGACATACGAACAAATCCACGAAGTAAAAGAATATGCTAAGAATAAAAAACAGGAACTTGGCTGGAAATAATTGAAATATTAAGAAGCATGTAAAGGGGAGGGGGATTCTCTGAAAGAATTATTTCTTTCCGTTACTAAGAATTTACTGTACGGTCTAATTGCTTACGTTCTGATCAGCCTACCTCGAGAGATATTACGGTGCTTGTTCTATAATTTTTTAACACCTAAGGAAAGCCGAAAAACATTGCCTTCCTTGAATCCATTTCGTTACATAGACCCTGTTGGAATTTTCGCATTCATATTTTTTAACTTCGGCTGGACGAGAGCTCCGTTCATAGATTTTACAAAGATGAGAAAGAAAAAGCTCTTCACATATGCTTCGTTCGGAATACTTTCAAGTTTTGTTCTTGCATTCTTGTATGGTTTTTTAGCACGGATTGCTAATCCCGTATTTTTTGATGTCTTATACAGAGCGTCTTTATGGAGTTTCACTTACGGGTTAATCTCTATCCTCCCAGTACCACCACTCGATGGTTCAAGGTTGCTCTTGGCTTTTCTTCCAACTAAATCGTACGAATGGTACATAAAATTCAATGTCTATGGTATTATATTTATGCTTGGACTACTGGTATTGTGGATTTTGCCACTGATAATGCAGCCGTTAGTCATTTTTATCACAACTGTTACAAACTATATTGTTTTTGGAAACTGGTAAAACGCAAGGGGGCGTGGTATAATGAATGAAAAAGCGCAAGAACTCGAGAGATTGGTTGAAGGTATTGTTACGAGTT harbors:
- a CDS encoding B12-binding domain-containing radical SAM protein, with translation MRKRKILLVNPWIEDFAAYDFWLKPLGLLYVGSFLKKLGIEVDLIDLMNRYDPLLQSEVTVPRDKFYGTGKFPHTVIPKPKILSFMPRRYKRYGMPEELFRKILREHRGEVGSAFVTSTLTYWYPGYFDTIRVIKEELDVPVFFGGFFVRNQPRIALNSGAYIFTKTDLRFLPRFLNDVLDWNIPETNIDWFTELSPAYELYQRIGYVVLLTTIGCPYRCTYCIAHRNWEKMKFKSPEKVIEEIETFSQMHGVKDIVFFDDAILISKERHFKPILRLILEKGLNKRLRFHLPNGIHARLLDDETAHLLYEANFKTIKLGYETSGKLQITTGGKVRDEDLVRASEILHKAGFTHNEVSAYIMINLPGQSPEDVTNAIDVCASVDIDFSVNEFTPIVGTDIWLDLVNSGRLTGLEDPLLLNNTVLPYWWNNMTYEQIHEVKEYAKNKKQELGWK
- a CDS encoding site-2 protease family protein, with the protein product MFYNFLTPKESRKTLPSLNPFRYIDPVGIFAFIFFNFGWTRAPFIDFTKMRKKKLFTYASFGILSSFVLAFLYGFLARIANPVFFDVLYRASLWSFTYGLISILPVPPLDGSRLLLAFLPTKSYEWYIKFNVYGIIFMLGLLVLWILPLIMQPLVIFITTVTNYIVFGNW